Proteins co-encoded in one Opitutus terrae PB90-1 genomic window:
- a CDS encoding GIY-YIG nuclease family protein has product MFSVYILRGGSGRHYIGMTGNFGRRLAEHRRGHTPTTARLGGDLQVAARCEFPDRATAAMMERLLKRWKNPESGRAPQPTRSVRTVEQPRRVGVGRRFNPGPWHQFQPS; this is encoded by the coding sequence GTGTTTAGTGTTTACATTCTTCGTGGTGGTTCGGGCCGGCACTACATCGGCATGACTGGCAATTTTGGGCGCCGGCTCGCTGAACATCGGCGGGGCCATACGCCCACAACAGCGCGGCTTGGCGGCGATTTGCAGGTGGCGGCCCGTTGTGAGTTCCCGGATCGCGCTACCGCCGCGATGATGGAGAGGCTGCTGAAGCGCTGGAAGAATCCCGAAAGCGGTCGAGCACCTCAACCGACGCGCTCGGTGCGGACAGTAGAGCAGCCCCGACGCGTCGGGGTTGGTCGCCGGTTCAATCCCGGCCCCTGGCACCAGTTTCAGCCGTCGTAG
- a CDS encoding PDZ domain-containing protein, whose product MSASMDLIVSSMKPPARILLLVGLLSAWDAIGAAHAPAIPPIPPDSIVRLDPLRVRSRPITCFGLGLRIYVHPQTKQVVRIIVEQVAVDSEAAAKRIAPGTEILKANGRDVRTLCAPFTAGTEFARLFLNRRRGDRIALELLMSPNAKPRQVTLTQGIVAYAPLPWEHWDDQL is encoded by the coding sequence GTGTCCGCTTCGATGGACCTGATCGTCTCGAGCATGAAGCCGCCGGCCCGTATTCTTCTGCTCGTTGGTCTCCTCTCGGCGTGGGACGCGATCGGCGCAGCTCACGCCCCCGCCATCCCGCCAATCCCACCCGACTCGATCGTGCGCTTGGATCCGCTGCGCGTGCGTTCACGGCCGATCACTTGCTTCGGGCTTGGCCTGAGGATTTACGTGCATCCGCAAACCAAACAAGTCGTTCGGATCATCGTGGAGCAGGTCGCTGTAGACTCCGAGGCCGCGGCGAAGCGCATCGCCCCGGGCACGGAGATTCTCAAGGCCAACGGCCGCGACGTGCGCACGCTCTGCGCGCCGTTCACCGCCGGCACCGAGTTCGCCCGACTCTTTTTGAACCGTCGGCGCGGCGATCGGATCGCGCTAGAGTTGCTGATGTCCCCCAACGCGAAGCCGCGACAGGTCACGCTCACCCAAGGCATCGTGGCCTACGCGCCGCTACCCTGGGAGCACTGGGACGATCAGCTCTGA